Genomic window (Procambarus clarkii isolate CNS0578487 chromosome 87, FALCON_Pclarkii_2.0, whole genome shotgun sequence):
tcagacgaacgttaaccatacgttcaaagagtttgcagacacaacttgtgagagcaatagggcgaaagtccttaggggaagtacccagagaccccggtttgcgaacagggaggacaacggcatcgagccagtcctcagggactgacgacgactcccagatccgattatacagactcagtaaatactgagacgtgctcggagggagatggcgaagcatctcataatgaataccatcgaagcccgccgccgtagaaccgcagagggccagggcagaacgaagttcagagagagagaagggatcattatagggaagctgaagatgagtgcagaaatctaaaggacgagactcaaggacaggtttacgaagaaggaaagattggggaagatgaagaccagagctaacagaagaaaagtgggaacccagttcggaagcgacctgcaacgggtccaccacaagagtatcatggaggtgaaggaccggtgaaacatcgggaacgaacttacccgctatcttgcggatacgcttccagatctgggccagaggggtttcggacgtaattgttgagacataagatgcccaacattcacgtttagctgtacggatggccctacgggccaccgcactcgctttccgaaagaaaagaaaagaatcggtcgtctgcctatggcggtgcctcttccaggctgcacgcttacagcggacagcccgagcacagtccgcattccaccagggaacgcacttccgtggaccccgagaggaagagcgaggaatagagcggagggcagcgttgaagacaatgtcatgaaaaaggaggagagcgcgagagagaggcagaagggagaggtcagagagagcagcactgagggtaaatagggtccagtctgccttagcaaactgccacctagggaaagagagggaagggcgaaaagagaaaaaggaaacaaggatggggaaatgatcacttccatggaggtcatcaagaacctgccacgtgaaatctaagtaaagagaagaagagcagagagaaagatcaagacaagaaagggtgtgagtccgagagtccagatgagtgggctcaccagaattcagaagagacagggaagaagagaggagaaacggctcaaggaggcgaccccgggtattcgtcagaacgtcaccccaaagagaatgacgacaattgaagtcacccagcaggagcacaggctccggcaaggagtctaggaggtgtttcaaatcaggaagagagagcgggacactcggggggagataaatggaacaaactgtgtaccatttccccacaaagatacgagcagcagaacaatggagaggcgaaggaaaaagtaaaggaacaaagggaacatcagcccgaatcaagagagcagaagaattagaagccccagcaatggctgggggggggggggagagaaaggaatagccacgaaaacgaccaggacgagcaccaagcattggctcctggagacagacacaaaggggcgaaaaccgcgaaatcagaagttggagttcgaggaaattggcgtaataacctcgaacgttccattgcagaatggacaacgacgagaaaaaaaaggacaaaaacagagaacaaggaagaaacaaaggcgaaagagcaacagagcacgttaaagaatatcagggtcgggatcagggtcagcaaagtcagggttagggggcatgggtaaactgagcaaagacagagggaaggaaacgggagaacagatcagaggtgggcgggcagggtccggaggaggaggaggaggaggaggaggaggaggaggaggaggaggaggaggaggaggaggaggaggaggaagaggaggagacaacggagaggagcagtcaaggacagcagcaggaagagggggagtagaaagaggggagcgcaccccagcaagagcagcaaccgaaagggaagcaggggccaaagaaacctccatagcaggaacagggggcgcaagcactgaaacgggaggggaaggagcaacagagccaggaggaggagctgaggaagaaagcgaagccttcttacccgccggggaagaggaaggagaggagccaggcttacgcttctgacttaaagagaccggtgtcccagcaactacgtaccgggcaacggattccagtgtctcaacaggagaagccgaacgagagcacacacgacggccgttaggagagcgatggacatccgcccgcaccgacaggcggtggggagagccgatagatggaggaagaggatgggaaggaggatcggaggggaacgaggaagaagacacagaagacacgacagaccgggtagaaggaaggggaaccccagacagaggaccagaaggaggatccttcgggagagaacccaaaggaacagaggagggggcagtgggcgcatcagggtccaaggcccggaaacggttgtgagtctgaggaaggcgggaaggacgaggagaggaagagcgcaacacacgagcataagagatattagcataaggcgggagctggcgaacctggcgcctcgcctcaggaaaagataaacgctcccggtgcttcaagttgaggacggctgcctcaagcttgtaatggacacacgcacgggagaaggtaggatgggcctcaccgcagttgaggcaatgagcctggggagaagtgcactccgacttagagtgaccttcgccaccacacaaaggacagagagagacagtcccggagcagcggagggcaccatgcccaaacctccagcacttgttgcagagccgaggagaaggaatgtactcctggacagagcacctggcaccagcaagaatgacagagggtggaagggtcctaccatcaaaggtaatcttcacaacccggaggggttgacggcgactaccacgagggggacgagtaaacgtgtccacctggagaatagaatggccctgggcagcgaggatatgtcgaatatcgtcgtggcagtcgcgcaggtcccgaacaccggtcgcaacatggggcgggagcaaaatagtgccaacactggcattcaaccgagcgttcttcgagacccgaacgggggtctcgccaaggcaggataaggcagccaagcgggaagcagcatcctgagaaggagcagcaacgacatgtgtaccgagacgagtggggttgaaagtaatggaggcatccacggaatcaatgagatgtcgatggagggagaaatcgtcaggaggcgcagaatcaagagggaggagatcaaaatatttggcccacgaagcgggaccaaacaaggcttgataggtagcagaactggaaggaatcgagcgagggcggccgtgacgaggacggcggtgagaacccccagagagagaggggttaaaaggcgcagtagttacaactagagaaggagccgcgccaggggacgaggtagtcaccactgggggcttggggctcgacccaaccacagaggagggaggggagccaggggaaggagtcagagaggccaaaggaggagcaaggtcggggcccaatgcagcggaggctacagagcccggtcttccaatacggaccgactcgggggcttggtcgcccaccccacgagcctgagaaggtaaaccagaagcagccgaaacaggggttatcatcttgacgaaaagaagaattcattcacgaatgtgcccccacacccaccatggagccacaattagaggcaggacacccaacaagaagctatcgccgatcttgtcggggcctcctaggggtgcgtcgtgagtatacgccccacaaacgccaccttaagaaaccgacagtccgtcgagatcgggttcagtgacgaaagggtgattgacaataaaaggttcccctcgctctcgacgtcgggtactacagttctacgggtgcaagagtatgcctcctcaagcacccgggcgtcaaaatagaagaagtccaagggaagaaccagagcgagcaaaaggtcggcaggaaacggcaagcagataggagaagaggggggagaaaaacgaaacagaaggaaaaggaaaagatgcccagcagaattggagaggacggcagcaggagcacaaggctagaaaaggacagaggactgtcccaaggagcatcacactccggcagccgcccactaagcccccacacggcgacaacgagctgagcggggagggggacaaTGTCTCCCAAAACAAAAACTGTGGGGGATCCCTGGCCCTCACAATGGAAGAAACCTGCAGGAAAGATACTGAGGAGTGAGTGACATGCAAACCCATGCCAATCTACATTCTGGGAGAACTTGGTGAAAGAAGGTGTATGCCACTACCGAAACCAgaatgacaacacacacacacagtgactacccaaaacaacctaactacaacctgCCCCAACTGCAAGACCCCACAGAGAAGCCAAAGCACATGTAGTACTCGGCACAAGGCCCCCCACAAGAAGCAGTAACCCCATTGGTTACTGCCCCATTCCCGAACCTTCTCAAGGAAAGACAACCATAACAGAAGGCAGAGGCAATCCCAGCAGTAACCAGAGACAGCAACTCTAGCCACAACTTCAGCAGCCAATGCTAACAAGCAATATAAGCACATGCAACAGGTCAGCATAAAAAGTACACTGGTGAAGTAAAAAAACGAAACACAAGCACAGGCTCCCCACACAGGACAGGGTCCCAAGGAATGGCCAACTCCTAACTGAAAAGGATAATGCCCGCAGAGCTGCTAGGATGAGGAGCTGCGCCATACAGCACACCAGGTGCACAAATGACTGGGCTAACTCCCGTGGGCTCCTAGGTTGCTGGGGCTTCCATCTTGAGGTAAGGGTGTAGAGCTAAGTAGTAGTTGGACCTGGACAATGAGTAAAtacatagtttcaatcaaggttgTCAATGTTGTCCAAGTAGTTCCTCATTTTGTTGTGTTCTACTTTTATGGCACTTTTATCCATTGTAACTGTGGTGGCATAGTACCAACAGTACCTCTTGCCTCTGAGGGTGCCAGATAATGGCACTATTCTCCAGAAGATACTCATGAATCAAtagagcctgatgtagtagctggTTTAGGAGGACTCCAGTGGGAAGCTCACTGAGATAGAGAAGAAACCCCTCCTAGAAAAGCTAGAAAGTTTTGATAAACACATTTTTAACTGGTTCTAAGAATAAatgaaacaataataataatcaatgaAAACTTACATAGCATAACCTCCTATGACAGGCTTGCCAACTTCATATCCAGGATTGCCAGACCTCTCAGAAATTCTTGACTCGTATTCAAAATCATCcgtaatatttattttattactaTCTAATTTACGGAAGAGTTCGGTTGTTTCATTTGAAGTGCTTGAAGACCCCATATGATAAAAACTTGCTGAAAAGTGTTGAAGTAGAGAGAGTTTAAGACTTCTTGATGGAGTGATAAACTTTCTTCTTTTTGAAAGTGCACTTTCAAGTTTACTCACTGTGTTTTTGTAAAGGAATGACTCCCTATCAATTTCACTCGAATATTTTCCAAGAAGTCTTTCAAATGTAACAGCCACATCCCCTAATGTAACTTTAGCATGAACTTCAACAATGGATGGTCCTCTCCACCCTATATTGTATTCCACACTAAGTACTACATTTTCACACATTTGAGATGTTTCATTATAAAATGGGACATTATTTCCACTGCATGTTTCTGAATTATAGCGTTCTGTCCAAAACTGAGATGAACCTTTATTTACAAACTTATTCAAGCCCTGTACTTTAATGAAATTGTTAGTGTCCCACAGGCATTCATACTCAACGAAGACATCAGCCATCTGAAGGGCAGCAAGGTTACCAATAACATGTAGATGACCTACATAAGGATCTCGGATAATTCCATCAGCTTTATGAAGGAATGTAGCTGCACTTAAAAGAGGCTCTGTTTTGCATACCTCAGGAGATACAGCCAAGGAACACACATGTGCAAAATCTTCTAAGAAATGAATAGGAATTGTTTTAACACACAACCCATTCAATATTTGCTGTGGCAATGACAGAATGTTTTTAAATATAGTAAAATTTGTTAGGATTGCAGTTTCCACACTTGAACCCAATACATAATATGGGAAACGTTCTTGATCTTGAGGGTGAGCAGTAGTGTGTCTGTAGCTATACGCATCACTCTTAACTCGTGATAGATATTTTTGAAAATCCTGAATTGAAGGTTCAGGCTTGTAAAAAAGCCCCAGGTAAGGATTATTCTCAGTCACAAAGCATAAGAAATCATGCCATTCAGGTGAATAAGGTCCTTGGTATTTACAGTTATTATCTAAAATCTTATCCGTTGAATGACCACCATTCAAGCCTTCCAAACACGTGAAAGATTTTTTGTCACGCAAAGAGCAGTCCtggaaagataaaaaaaaaaaaatccttgttATCTGTATCACAAAAGGAACACATTTTATAAACTAGATATTTTCCTGATATTTAGTTGATACCTAGACTACCTGATATTTTAATAACTTCAAAACTGAAATGGTCTGGCTAGTGTCATCATATTCCAAATAACATTCAGGATGATACTCTATTTTATCATAATCATCATCATTAACCCATAATCATCATCATTACCCATTAATGGCCTGGGAGTTTACACCaaccagtcatcgaggtaggccaaaacctaGCAGTGTAAGATGCatgaaaacgcgaggtgccagattcagttCAAAGGGAGGGACAATGAAAGTGGTAAGCTTGCCACCCCCACCACAGAACCCAACCAGTCCCTGAAACCCGGATGAATGGAGGCATGCCAATATGCATCCCAGAGATCTAGAGACACCATCCAAGAACCCAACTCCAAGAGAAGctggacctgagacagagtggtcatccaaaaAAAAGAGGCAAGTAATCCAACGATTCGGACGGGGCAAGCCCAGAATGAACCGAAGATCCGCACACtcccgtttcggcactggaaacaaGCAAGAAACCCACTTGAGGGACCAaagtcgtttcgaccacgcccaagcaaacCCACACCAAGATGAGCCGACGGGGAGAAGGAGAAGAAGCCTGCTCAGCCAGCCCCAATCCTCCAAGAGGGAGAGGAGCTGCCCATCGCCACCACAGGCCTGAGGGCACGATCCCaaatgcccacaaatcgtgggaccaagtgTGGGTGAACAGAACCAGCCTCCCGCCTTTCCCCCATCAATGGGGCGACCCCTGAAAGGGCCGGCGCCTCTTCTGAGAAGCTAATATATGTGCAgagcgaccaccaccacgaccagtcgAAGACGACTCCGGAGAAggcaccagcacagaagctggcacCACGGGCCCACCTCAACCTGCAGAAGCCGAGCGCTGACACAACTTTTCCTTGAAGCACGAGAATGCCCACCCCGGATCACCAACAAATCAGAAAGAGGACGGCAACTAGCAGAAGACGCCTGCAAAAACTAAGAAACAACTGTGTCCAAGAACAACAGCAGACAGAAAGCAGACTACAACTTAAGAGCCAGGTTTCAAGcagaatcaagagagagagagagcaaggatgGCCTGCCAACACGCGAGGCGAGAGGCAAAAAACAGAGACGCTGCCTCTCTAAAGATAGGTGCATACAGTGTCAGCAACGCTGCCAAGGCCAACGCCCCAGACGACAGCCCGGCACTCAATGCCTCCATATCCTCCACAAGTCAGTCCAAGGACAGCTCCAGAAAGGGAAAGAAGCACAGGACCAAGGCCAGATCACAGATTGCCAGATCAAGGCGAGCATAAAGATCCTGCGCAACTAATGCAACCTAAAGGGAAGGGACCTGGGTGTGCAATTAGAGCAAGCCAAAAACACGAGGAAGCACAGGGGCATAGAGGCacacattgaggtgctcaaaAGTGCCCCCCCCTGGGTAAACCTGCAATACCATAGTAAGCTCAGCCAATCCAGTGTGCAGGTACAACAGAACCCGTGCCATACCCCAAGCAAAATGAAAAggtagtctgcaagccaggaagatgcaggaacctcataatgcacccaatatGGAGAAGAGGAACCAAACTCAAAAGAGACCAGATCCATCACAGAGACAAAGGCCAGATCTCACAGGAGGTATGCCCCAAGGGCCTTCCAAACCTCCGCAGGGAAAATCTGAGAAGTggaaaacctctggaaggacgAAACCgctgaacccaaaggaacccggaaacAAACCCTGGGAGGTGCCGAACCCATATCAAATTCGTACAGGGAAGGGCGATACAAAAATCCCGAACCATGCAACAGCAAACCCCACACAGAGGGGACCAAGGCCCAGACAGGATCGAACGGGGCTTAAGTGCCCCAGGCTGACTTCCCCCACAGCCCAGAAAAAGAGATAAAAAACTAATCTTATTTTAAGTACAGTACAGCAATCTCACAATATTAAATCATACTACACATAATAACATACACAACATGTTACTTACCTTATCACAGCAACAATGAGGATCACAGAAGTTTGAAGTCAGGTCACATGGGCAAGGAGCAAGGGGCTTCACTGCTGGGTCTTCCAAATGAGACTCAGTGGTTGACCCTCTAGATCCTACTTCAGTCCAGTTGACAGCAATATACTCCCCATGTACTAAAATACcatagcatgttaaaatttacaaAAAGAATACATTTTAACATATAAGCATAAACACTGGAGCTAAACGATATAATACAGCTCAGAAATTGTCCCACTAACAGAGATAAAACTTGAGAATAATATTTTAaatgtcatattcccaaggggctactcagtttagAGACGAGAGAGAAAAAATAAAATATGTGAAAGCGTTGCTTTGCTGGTGAAAATACACCTAAAGGTAAGAGAATTAATAATCGACAACCTGCAAGACGCTGACTAATGGCTCTGGACATTTGTAATGAAGatgataaatatataattatgccTTTAatccgggctgcttcctgggggtggaggcctggtcgaggaccaggccgcagggacactaaagccccaaaatcatctcaagataacctcaagataagaagcacTCCAAGCAGACTCCCTTCCCCCTAGCCTGGACCCCCAACAGCGGCTCCAGGGCTGAGCCCTCTTCCATGCCCACCACCCCAGAAGACAAAGCAGAGTCCATGGGAAAAGCTTATGAGAAGGAAGGCGGCTGGGATAAACCGGAAGCCTTGGCAGGAAAAATGGGCTCAACCACCTCCGAACCTGAataggaaggggcaacccccgaagccacTTTGTGGGTTGGTTGCCAGATTTCcaaatatgttagattaaggacctgcctgaaatgttATAAGTCTCCTGAGTTTCTGATTCATTATTCATACAATTCTCAAATTAGTCCCAAGAAAGATCACTCATTTACTCAGTAATATTCAAGGTCATAGAAGCAAGCTGATGATGTTACACTGATGTTACACACCTCTCAGAGAATACAGATAACGAACAAAAATTTCTTATATTGTCATTAAGATTAGGTTTGGATAGGATAGGATTGAATAGGTTAAATTAATaggttagcagtctccgtggtgtagtggtaagacactcgcctggcgttccgcgagcgctatgttatgggttcgtatcctggccggggaggatttactgggcgcaattccttaactgtagcctctgtttaatgcaacagtaaaatgtgtacttggatgaaaaaacgattcttcgcggcaggggatcgtattccagggaccataggattaaggacttgcccgaaacgctacgcgtactagtggctgtacaagaatgtaacaactcttgtatatatctaaaaaaaaatcaagataattttgtttaatgagtagtgatgatgttgaatgacatctgaccCTTTCTGAACATGCATACCAGTTGTACATTACTACATAAGCATAAGAATTAAAATGTTGCATAGTCATGTATTTAATTAACTTGGTATATATCTATTGATCTATGAAAATCGATAAATGTTTCTGTACTGTCTACTGAAATGCACAGGCCAAGGCTAAGTTTGGCAGGCCTATTTCACCAAAAGCATTAAAAAACTTTCAAAATTAAATTTTGATCACTGTAACACACTTCACATGCATTATGTACAGAACATTATCATCTATTagattcggttaggttaggatgcaTTCAATAGTGATGGGATTATTTTAGATGGGTTGGGTTTGGATGGGCTGAGCAGAGTTTGTTTAGTGATGACATAGTTGTGAATAGCTTTTGGCTATTGTGCAAAAATTATCACCCACATCACTTTGTCAAATTAAATGTCAATTAGTAAtagagggtcctggtagtacaattAGGTTCTATCGAGACCTAACAACTTCTACAAACAacacacaatcgagaattccgggtttgaatcccaggcgggacagaaatatTATCAATAGcagtcatgtcaaaggctgtacctctctcaaccaatttaagagtaaaaccaagtactacctaattaactccatgtaacctgctttaccccctaaatgtcaacccttgtcttgctatttttaaacaatgctgtttgttcaccaacttgtacaattgctgatttctgacATGTTACCccgtttttattttttattcctttttcaacacaatttataccttaatcccaattactattaaattttagtctaagtgtttcccccccccccccctccccacaccttgcccaaaaaactatgcgtattagtggctttaggtattgtatgtactagctctatatataaattcaacattatgtttgtaaatcaactatgtacgtagtttcctgaataaaaaatttaatttaatttaaatttaaaatagttgggtgtgtttcctttcacctaatgctacTGTTCACCTAAcattaagtaggtactcaggagttagtcagcttgttgtggcgtTGCATCCTGGGCTGGGTCAGTAATTCTGCCTTGGGGAAGGAggggaccttgatataagcctaacgtgaatgaatacactctggttgcctgtcccccaacacaatgaattattattaattaacttACCAGCTGAGATGATGATGAAATACTCCATGAATGGTGACACTGCCAGACCCATTGTACGTCTCTTCACCTAAACACTTGGTACAAGTGTTTCTCCTCTGGTCCTCCGTGAACAATGAGCTTCACAAGACAATCAGCCTAAAGATTAGTCTAATAATCAATGATAAATTGCGCCAGGTGAATAAtagtaacaataataacagttatCGCTATTGCATTGTTGACACTGATAATAATTCAATTATTAATAATCAATTCAGATTGACAGTAAAGTTATTATTGTTGATTTAGTGGTGACGATTACCCGAGGATCGACACCTTGCCCAGCTAACCTCCTCCTTTGGTTGACTGGAGATAATCAGCCAATGTTTGTTGATGTTTCAgagttagctactcagaacgtgtagcacggcctatggtgagcccgtaataatcAGCCAATGCTTTCACTTCTTTATATCTTATATGTAGTGAGAGACCTCCTGCccctcatatgttgggtattagacGGCAGCGTCCCGGCAGTGTGGGGCCGGTGTTTGTATTCGAACCCCAgttggaaacagacccaactataggatgggttaacccaagtatcgcgcttccaaaagggtcgcccaagttggaaaagacgaacactgaaagaa
Coding sequences:
- the LOC123747083 gene encoding tectonic-2 isoform X2, whose protein sequence is MGLAVSPFMEYFIIISAVHGEYIAVNWTEVGSRGSTTESHLEDPAVKPLAPCPCDLTSNFCDPHCCCDKDCSLRDKKSFTCLEGLNGGHSTDKILDNNCKYQGPYSPEWHDFLCFVTENNPYLGLFYKPEPSIQDFQKYLSRVKSDAYSYRHTTAHPQDQERFPYYVLGSSVETAILTNFTIFKNILSLPQQILNGLCVKTIPIHFLEDFAHVCSLAVSPEVCKTEPLLSAATFLHKADGIIRDPYVGHLHVIGNLAALQMADVFVEYECLWDTNNFIKVQGLNKFVNKGSSQFWTERYNSETCSGNNVPFYNETSQMCENVVLSVEYNIGWRGPSIVEVHAKVTLGDVAVTFERLLGKYSSEIDRESFLYKNTVSKLESALSKRRKFITPSRSLKLSLLQHFSASFYHMGSSSTSNETTELFRKLDSNKINITDDFEYESRISERSGNPGYEVGKPVIGGYAMYNMSTYEDNTTCKNFISVEVSNTTGLYIWKPDASGGCKESLDEVVSFKVDMISSCTYFWRNINSCSDLRDTHGNRIESNSPDCQVPFSLEYKILYQDTTDVTKTTLSVYQIIGTYIRFHYKGIKLFTNKGEGSISLTTSVTFLNCPRAPKLSRFWEAMQDHWCSGGICWHEILQPWTHGNTEGGGPTARDYHITYIMNLVANSAMILFVILPLIVLALLHTHQLKL
- the LOC123747083 gene encoding tectonic-2 isoform X1, with product MGLAVSPFMEYFIIISAVHGEYIAVNWTEVGSRGSTTESHLEDPAVKPLAPCPCDLTSNFCDPHCCCDKDCSLRDKKSFTCLEGLNGGHSTDKILDNNCKYQGPYSPEWHDFLCFVTENNPYLGLFYKPEPSIQDFQKYLSRVKSDAYSYRHTTAHPQDQERFPYYVLGSSVETAILTNFTIFKNILSLPQQILNGLCVKTIPIHFLEDFAHVCSLAVSPEVCKTEPLLSAATFLHKADGIIRDPYVGHLHVIGNLAALQMADVFVEYECLWDTNNFIKVQGLNKFVNKGSSQFWTERYNSETCSGNNVPFYNETSQMCENVVLSVEYNIGWRGPSIVEVHAKVTLGDVAVTFERLLGKYSSEIDRESFLYKNTVSKLESALSKRRKFITPSRSLKLSLLQHFSASFYHMGSSSTSNETTELFRKLDSNKINITDDFEYESRISERSGNPGYEVGKPVIGGYAMYNMSTYEDNTTCKNFISVEVSNTTGLYIWKPDASGGCKESLDEVVSFKVDMISSCTYFWRNINSCSDLRETIKDEFYSLIKLDVISKLGWPNPTIESDFLPIILDTHGNRIESNSPDCQVPFSLEYKILYQDTTDVTKTTLSVYQIIGTYIRFHYKGIKLFTNKGEGSISLTTSVTFLNCPRAPKLSRFWEAMQDHWCSGGICWHEILQPWTHGNTEGGGPTARDYHITYIMNLVANSAMILFVILPLIVLALLHTHQLKL